The nucleotide sequence AGTCGCCGATCCCGCTCTGTGTTAAGACTATCGATCGTCACGAGACCCGCCCAACAGGCCTGAGCGGAAAAGATAGTAGAGGATCACAGACAGCGTACTCACGGCAGCAGCAACATAGGTGAGCGCAGCGGCATCAAGAACCTTATCCATCCCTTCGCGCTCTTGCGGCATGATGATGCCGGCATCGACGACCAGTTGTTTCGCTCGAGCAGACGCATCAAACTCCACGGGCAGCGTCACGATCTGAAACAAGAGCGTCATGGAAAAGATGGCGACGCCGATCAGAAAAACCCACGGATGCACGAACAGGCCGATTGCCATGACCATGTAACCCAGGCTCGACCCGATGCCGGCGACCGGGACCAGCATCGACCGGAGTCCGAGCGGCCCGT is from Schlesneria sp. DSM 10557 and encodes:
- a CDS encoding zinc metallopeptidase; its protein translation is MFDPMYFLFIAPGFLLSLWASYRVRTAFGHYSQVGTARGLSGAEAARQLLNDAGLNSVGIVETEGQLSDHYDPQLRRLALSHEVYHGRSVASIGVATHEAGHAIQHATNYGPLGLRSMLVPVAGIGSSLGYMVMAIGLFVHPWVFLIGVAIFSMTLLFQIVTLPVEFDASARAKQLVVDAGIIMPQEREGMDKVLDAAALTYVAAAVSTLSVILYYLFRSGLLGGSRDDR